The Desulfosalsimonas propionicica genome has a segment encoding these proteins:
- a CDS encoding metal-dependent hydrolase family protein, with product MHTVLEKMSLIDGLGQCLPDAVLVFENNQIAAAGPNGQVKIPEDAVRHDLSGKFVMPGLIDAHIHLDMHGMADTCHESLVEDKLRTLRAAREMANTLRSGITTVRNAGSANYIDIAVKRAVEEGLIPGPRILASGKIICMLSAGSEYFKGLYREADGVDENRRAAREQIKEGADVLKVMATGAIMNPGGIPGAAQLDVDEIRAVVNEGQKAGKHTAAHAHGAQGIKNAVRAGVRTIEHGTLADAEALKMMADSGVYLISTLSSNYWMCNNDSEEICQQIPRFMSDKANDVARIRLENLHHAIAEGVSVIMGTDAGTPYNFHGKNAMELIQYVKNGLMDPMEAIIAATSRAAKALGLEDRVGSLTSGKLADCIVVHQNPIDDIEALGSLDQIFLVFKDGKPVSGKVDTSQWSPDSPLGPG from the coding sequence ATGCATACGGTACTGGAAAAAATGAGCCTGATTGACGGACTGGGACAATGCCTGCCGGATGCCGTGCTGGTGTTTGAAAACAACCAAATTGCTGCAGCCGGCCCCAATGGACAGGTAAAGATCCCGGAAGATGCGGTGCGCCATGATCTGTCTGGCAAATTTGTCATGCCCGGGTTAATCGACGCCCATATTCACCTGGACATGCACGGCATGGCCGACACCTGTCATGAAAGCCTGGTGGAGGACAAGCTCAGAACCCTGCGCGCTGCCCGGGAGATGGCCAACACGCTCAGATCCGGCATCACCACAGTGAGAAACGCAGGCTCTGCCAATTACATCGACATTGCCGTCAAAAGGGCCGTGGAAGAAGGCCTGATTCCGGGCCCACGCATCCTGGCTTCCGGAAAAATCATCTGTATGCTGTCCGCCGGCAGTGAGTATTTCAAGGGCCTGTACCGGGAGGCAGACGGCGTGGATGAAAACCGCAGGGCCGCCAGAGAGCAGATCAAGGAAGGCGCTGACGTGCTCAAGGTCATGGCCACTGGCGCCATCATGAACCCGGGCGGCATACCCGGTGCCGCCCAGCTCGATGTTGACGAAATACGGGCCGTGGTCAATGAAGGTCAAAAGGCAGGCAAGCACACGGCCGCCCACGCCCACGGGGCACAGGGAATCAAAAACGCCGTGCGCGCAGGGGTGCGCACCATCGAGCACGGCACCCTGGCAGATGCCGAAGCCCTGAAAATGATGGCGGACTCCGGGGTTTATCTCATCTCCACCCTGAGTTCCAATTACTGGATGTGCAACAACGATTCCGAAGAAATCTGCCAGCAGATCCCCCGATTCATGTCTGACAAGGCCAACGATGTTGCCCGCATCCGGCTGGAAAACCTGCACCATGCCATTGCCGAAGGCGTCAGCGTGATCATGGGAACCGATGCGGGAACTCCCTATAACTTTCACGGCAAAAACGCCATGGAGCTCATCCAGTACGTTAAAAACGGCCTTATGGATCCTATGGAAGCCATTATCGCCGCCACCAGCCGCGCCGCAAAAGCCCTGGGACTGGAAGATCGGGTCGGGTCCCTGACATCCGGAAAACTGGCCGACTGCATCGTGGTCCACCAAAACCCCATAGACGACATCGAAGCACTGGGCTCCCTGGATCAGATCTTTTTGGTATTCAAGGATGGAAAGCCTGTATCCGGAAAGGTTGACACCAGCCAGTGGTCGCCTGACTCGCCCCTGGGCCCGGGATAA
- a CDS encoding ATP-grasp domain-containing protein, whose amino-acid sequence MKKILFLCDASDIDMVEQSFARQNRYDLTIETSEKILQFGVRPYLEQTIERIRNNPEMYDGIVGTHDSSAVFAAIIAQETGHRFAPVNAVINTQNKYLFRRIQRDILPEFTPAYALALDYLRKPSRLSFPFFIKPVRANISFGTHIVEQTGELEYHMARESFDIARFNQYYLNALAIDPAYHNALNVATCNNFLCEELVSGTQVTMDGYVFEGEVTFFGITRAVYHPNTNSFFYHAFPHRFDPALQDKIETALKKLIPALGIDNSFFNVELRADEEKQRFGIIEINSRIAFQFAKTIKSVTGTDPLHMLCDVATGQRPDPIKTRTMTHGACFNFELHLFHDARILQTPTQSAFEEIRLKYPEVSIRNLIHGNAHLSDFKHNPESYRYAVVDVPGDSHEQIMEKYYQVVSMLGYRFSKAPEDGKVSCIMAESPPHRTYGGSREVASQPVPED is encoded by the coding sequence ATGAAAAAAATCCTGTTTCTGTGCGATGCCAGTGATATTGACATGGTGGAGCAAAGCTTTGCCCGCCAGAACAGATATGATCTCACCATTGAAACATCGGAAAAAATCCTCCAGTTCGGGGTGCGGCCCTACCTGGAGCAGACCATTGAACGGATCAGAAACAATCCGGAAATGTATGACGGCATTGTGGGGACCCATGACTCCTCAGCCGTGTTTGCCGCCATTATCGCCCAGGAAACCGGCCACCGGTTCGCGCCGGTCAACGCGGTGATCAACACCCAGAACAAGTACCTTTTCCGGCGCATCCAGCGCGATATCCTCCCGGAATTCACACCGGCTTACGCCCTGGCCCTGGACTATCTGCGCAAGCCGTCCCGGCTTTCGTTTCCGTTTTTCATCAAACCCGTGCGCGCCAACATTTCCTTTGGCACACACATAGTGGAGCAGACAGGCGAGCTGGAATACCACATGGCACGGGAAAGCTTTGATATCGCCCGATTCAACCAGTATTACCTAAATGCCCTGGCCATTGACCCGGCTTATCACAACGCCTTAAACGTTGCCACTTGCAACAATTTTTTGTGCGAGGAACTGGTGTCCGGCACCCAGGTAACCATGGACGGTTATGTGTTTGAAGGGGAAGTGACCTTTTTTGGCATCACCCGGGCGGTTTATCACCCAAATACCAACAGTTTCTTCTATCACGCCTTTCCGCACCGTTTTGACCCGGCTCTGCAGGACAAGATCGAAACAGCCCTCAAAAAGCTGATTCCGGCCCTGGGTATTGACAACAGCTTTTTCAACGTGGAACTGCGGGCAGACGAGGAAAAACAGAGATTCGGCATCATCGAGATCAACAGCCGCATTGCCTTTCAGTTTGCCAAGACCATCAAATCGGTCACCGGCACAGACCCCCTGCATATGCTCTGCGACGTGGCTACGGGCCAAAGGCCCGACCCAATAAAAACGCGCACTATGACCCATGGGGCCTGCTTCAATTTTGAACTGCATCTTTTCCATGACGCCCGGATACTGCAGACCCCAACCCAGAGCGCATTTGAAGAAATCCGCCTGAAATATCCCGAGGTCAGCATCCGCAACCTGATCCATGGAAATGCACATTTATCGGATTTCAAGCACAACCCGGAAAGCTACCGCTACGCAGTGGTGGATGTGCCCGGAGACAGCCACGAGCAGATCATGGAAAAATATTACCAAGTGGTTTCCATGCTCGGCTACCGATTCAGCAAGGCCCCGGAAGACGGGAAGGTCAGCTGCATAATGGCCGAATCCCCGCCGCACAGGACCTATGGCGGCAGCCGGGAAGTCGCCTCCCAGCCTGTCCCGGAGGACTGA
- a CDS encoding FKBP-type peptidyl-prolyl cis-trans isomerase gives MQKVENGKFVTVQYKGTLDSGEVFDTSDESQPMEVMVGAGQVIQGFEQALLGMGLNEKKSFTLEPDQAYGNRDEEQLHTFSREEVPPEMNPQVGDVIGLQTPDGQQIPAKIAQADDEKVVVDLNHPLAGQNLNFEIEVKAINDEPTQQMQPGCDTGGCDCSSGCSC, from the coding sequence ATGCAAAAAGTTGAAAACGGCAAGTTTGTCACCGTTCAGTACAAGGGCACCCTGGATAGCGGCGAAGTTTTTGATACCAGCGATGAAAGCCAGCCCATGGAGGTCATGGTGGGCGCAGGTCAGGTAATCCAGGGCTTTGAACAGGCCCTGCTGGGCATGGGCTTGAATGAAAAAAAGTCCTTTACCCTGGAGCCGGACCAGGCTTATGGCAACCGGGATGAAGAACAGCTGCACACTTTCTCCCGGGAGGAAGTGCCCCCGGAGATGAACCCCCAGGTGGGCGATGTCATCGGCCTGCAAACCCCGGACGGACAGCAGATCCCGGCCAAAATCGCCCAAGCCGACGACGAGAAGGTGGTGGTGGACTTAAACCATCCCCTGGCGGGCCAGAATTTGAACTTTGAAATCGAGGTAAAGGCCATCAATGACGAGCCGACCCAGCAGATGCAGCCCGGATGCGACACCGGCGGCTGCGACTGCTCCTCGGGCTGCTCCTGCTGA
- a CDS encoding SDR family oxidoreductase has product MQAGLKNKTAIVTGASRGIGRAIALKLGQSGASVVVNYANNAKAADEVVSQIIENGGQAFSLQADMQKISEIKALFDASERHFGSIDILVNNAGIALFKKIADITEKEFDDSFALNVKGLFFACQQAAQKMADGGKIINISSSVTKMMLPDYGVYAATKGAVEQITKVLAKELGHRKIAVNAISPGPVDTELFRQGKTEQQIQNLADMAAFGRIGTPGDIAGAVLLLVSGEAGWISGQNLCVNGGFAA; this is encoded by the coding sequence ATGCAAGCTGGATTGAAAAACAAAACAGCTATCGTAACCGGTGCATCCCGGGGCATTGGAAGGGCAATTGCTTTGAAGCTCGGCCAATCCGGCGCCTCGGTGGTGGTCAATTATGCCAACAATGCAAAAGCGGCTGATGAGGTGGTCTCACAGATCATTGAAAACGGCGGGCAGGCTTTTTCCCTGCAAGCGGACATGCAAAAGATCAGCGAGATCAAGGCGTTGTTTGACGCCTCCGAGCGACATTTCGGTTCCATCGACATTCTGGTCAACAATGCCGGCATTGCGTTGTTTAAAAAAATTGCCGACATCACTGAAAAGGAATTTGATGATAGTTTTGCCTTAAACGTCAAGGGCTTGTTTTTTGCCTGCCAGCAGGCGGCCCAAAAAATGGCGGATGGCGGAAAAATCATCAATATTTCCTCGTCCGTGACAAAGATGATGCTGCCTGATTATGGCGTTTATGCCGCCACCAAGGGGGCTGTAGAGCAGATCACCAAAGTGCTGGCAAAGGAACTGGGCCACAGAAAAATCGCAGTCAATGCCATATCACCCGGACCCGTGGATACGGAACTGTTCAGGCAGGGCAAGACAGAACAACAAATACAAAATCTCGCGGATATGGCCGCATTCGGCCGCATCGGCACCCCCGGCGATATTGCCGGTGCCGTACTGCTTCTGGTCAGCGGCGAAGCCGGCTGGATCAGCGGGCAGAATTTGTGTGTCAATGGCGGTTTTGCGGCGTGA
- a CDS encoding HAD-IIA family hydrolase: protein MHKDNRTYQKAFIMDMDGVVYTGSHLISGSGEFVGKLQQGGYKFLFLTNNSYHKPLEIRDRLMGMGIDVPEDCFYTSAMATASFLRVQRPEGCSAYVIGGPGIVEELEKAGITITSDRPDYVIVAETEQYDYAKIIEATLLIQEGAKFIATNPDLTGPSLRGPVPACGALVAPIERVTGVPPYFLGKPNPAMMFWARKKLGVHSANCFMIGDRMDTDIVGGLESGMTTCLVLSGVTSRETMNRFPYQPDYVFENLWEIDPGSILSRRDRVENAMPDS, encoded by the coding sequence ATGCATAAGGACAACAGGACCTACCAAAAAGCGTTTATCATGGATATGGACGGGGTCGTTTATACCGGCTCCCACCTGATTTCCGGTTCCGGCGAGTTTGTCGGCAAACTGCAGCAGGGCGGTTACAAATTTCTGTTTCTGACCAACAACTCCTACCACAAACCGCTGGAAATCAGGGATCGGCTCATGGGCATGGGCATTGATGTCCCTGAGGATTGCTTCTATACCTCTGCCATGGCAACGGCCAGCTTTCTCCGGGTACAGCGGCCGGAGGGCTGCTCCGCCTATGTAATCGGGGGCCCGGGGATTGTCGAGGAACTGGAAAAGGCGGGCATCACCATTACCTCTGACAGGCCTGATTATGTGATTGTCGCAGAGACCGAGCAATATGATTACGCCAAAATCATTGAAGCAACCCTGCTGATCCAGGAGGGGGCCAAGTTCATCGCCACCAATCCGGATCTGACCGGACCCAGCCTGAGGGGACCGGTGCCGGCCTGCGGCGCCCTGGTTGCCCCCATTGAACGCGTGACAGGTGTGCCCCCTTACTTTCTGGGAAAGCCCAATCCGGCCATGATGTTCTGGGCCCGGAAGAAACTGGGCGTGCATTCGGCCAACTGCTTTATGATCGGTGATCGGATGGACACCGATATTGTGGGGGGGCTGGAATCCGGGATGACCACATGCCTGGTTCTCAGCGGGGTGACCAGCCGGGAGACCATGAACCGCTTTCCTTATCAGCCTGACTATGTGTTTGAAAATCTATGGGAAATTGATCCCGGATCCATCCTTTCCAGAAGAGATCGGGTGGAAAACGCCATGCCCGATAGCTGA
- a CDS encoding MFS transporter permease yields the protein MDQPADIVVIPKEEAVFWLDSEGWWRNDGGRFRKKKIIDYFHRHINHDENGYFVLQDKGGIWEKVYFPYEDTALFAFDIRKQNNDIWLVLNTGREILLDPETLYIQGDRLYAINNDEHIRFAERAMIRMCALMEEDENDRLQICTNGRKYVITEK from the coding sequence ATGGACCAACCTGCAGACATAGTGGTGATCCCCAAAGAAGAGGCCGTATTCTGGCTCGACAGCGAGGGGTGGTGGCGAAATGACGGCGGACGGTTCCGGAAAAAGAAAATCATCGATTATTTTCACCGGCACATTAACCATGACGAAAACGGCTATTTCGTTCTCCAGGACAAGGGCGGAATCTGGGAGAAAGTCTATTTCCCCTATGAAGACACGGCGTTGTTCGCATTTGACATCCGGAAGCAAAACAACGACATATGGCTGGTGCTCAACACCGGCCGGGAAATCCTGCTGGATCCGGAAACGCTTTATATCCAGGGTGACCGGCTCTATGCCATAAACAACGATGAGCACATCCGATTTGCCGAGCGGGCCATGATCCGGATGTGCGCACTCATGGAAGAAGATGAAAACGACCGCCTGCAAATCTGCACAAACGGCCGTAAATACGTAATCACAGAAAAATAA
- a CDS encoding 2'-5' RNA ligase family protein: MPTAARDIQTRSVWNEFLSYKTTLATKNRDYSQWHKGREKFAVWTVGIGNEQVRSRFDAAKAWMEPFLFSPYYRQPHVTLLVCGFLTHKPRFSDDYSSQSLHRHLQDLWQPRIEPFEICIGGMNSFAAAPFLEVFDTQGGLAKIRRILTNSFCEDRTRAYVPHLTIGLYAGAFNTRDVAEKMAAFQTKDRISCLVDKITLSTYWPLEIAGPLSAQQEIQLKTAGK; encoded by the coding sequence ATGCCCACAGCAGCCAGGGACATCCAAACCCGTTCCGTCTGGAATGAATTTCTGTCTTATAAAACCACCCTGGCCACAAAAAATCGCGACTACAGCCAGTGGCACAAAGGGCGCGAGAAATTTGCGGTGTGGACCGTGGGCATTGGCAATGAACAGGTCCGGTCACGCTTTGATGCGGCAAAGGCGTGGATGGAGCCCTTTCTTTTCTCCCCCTATTATCGCCAGCCCCATGTCACCCTTCTGGTATGCGGCTTTCTAACCCATAAACCGCGGTTCAGTGATGATTACAGCAGCCAAAGCCTGCACCGCCATCTGCAGGATCTTTGGCAGCCGCGCATAGAGCCCTTTGAAATCTGCATCGGCGGCATGAACAGTTTTGCAGCAGCCCCGTTTCTGGAAGTCTTTGACACCCAGGGCGGACTGGCAAAAATCCGGCGCATTTTAACCAACAGCTTTTGTGAAGACCGGACAAGGGCTTATGTTCCGCACCTGACAATCGGCCTGTATGCCGGTGCGTTTAACACCCGGGATGTGGCCGAAAAAATGGCGGCGTTTCAGACAAAGGACCGGATTTCCTGCCTGGTGGACAAAATCACCCTGTCCACCTATTGGCCACTTGAAATCGCAGGCCCGCTCTCAGCCCAACAGGAAATCCAGCTCAAAACAGCCGGCAAATGA
- a CDS encoding 4Fe-4S dicluster-binding protein, which produces MSEVYEQLRQRLDDLGTGFPATQNSVEISILKQLFTEEDARMFLMLTPMLEDPQSVARRLELPEDQTASHLEDMASRGLLFRHKKGDRVRYSAVPFVVGIYEFQLNRVNRELAEELETYYQQALGKTFQQWSTPVMRTIPINREIVSEWPIAAYEDAMTIIDNQKTIAVAPCICRTSAAQIDQACDKPLETCFLFGSHAAYYVDNGMGRYIEKEEAKQIIAKNDEAGLVMQPFNSQSVGGMCSCCGCCCGMLRSLKLQDSPAEAVKSNYFAEVDEEVCVGCETCVERCQMDAISMVDEKAHVVENRCIGCGLCVTTCPTDAMALKKKSEDNLYLPPESGMETYMRIAKERGKI; this is translated from the coding sequence ATGAGTGAGGTATACGAACAATTGCGCCAGCGGCTCGACGACCTGGGAACGGGTTTTCCGGCCACGCAAAACAGCGTGGAAATCAGCATTTTAAAGCAGCTTTTCACCGAGGAAGACGCCCGGATGTTTCTGATGCTCACCCCCATGCTCGAAGACCCGCAAAGCGTGGCCAGGCGCCTGGAACTGCCCGAAGACCAGACTGCATCCCATCTCGAGGACATGGCTTCCCGGGGCCTGTTGTTCCGGCATAAAAAGGGCGACCGGGTCAGGTATTCAGCCGTGCCCTTTGTGGTGGGCATTTATGAGTTTCAGTTAAACCGTGTGAACCGAGAGCTCGCAGAAGAGCTTGAAACTTATTATCAGCAGGCCCTGGGCAAGACTTTTCAGCAATGGTCCACCCCGGTGATGCGCACCATCCCCATCAACCGGGAAATCGTATCTGAATGGCCCATTGCCGCCTATGAAGACGCCATGACAATCATCGACAACCAGAAGACCATTGCCGTGGCCCCGTGCATCTGCCGGACCTCTGCGGCCCAAATCGACCAGGCGTGCGACAAGCCCCTGGAAACCTGTTTTCTGTTCGGCTCCCACGCGGCCTATTATGTGGACAACGGCATGGGCCGCTATATTGAAAAGGAAGAAGCCAAACAGATCATTGCCAAAAATGATGAGGCCGGCCTTGTGATGCAGCCGTTTAACTCCCAGAGTGTGGGCGGCATGTGCTCCTGCTGCGGCTGCTGCTGCGGCATGCTCCGGTCGTTAAAACTCCAGGATAGCCCGGCAGAAGCGGTCAAGAGCAACTATTTTGCCGAAGTTGATGAAGAGGTCTGCGTGGGGTGCGAGACCTGCGTGGAACGCTGCCAGATGGATGCCATTTCCATGGTTGATGAAAAAGCGCATGTGGTGGAAAACCGCTGCATCGGCTGCGGTTTGTGCGTGACCACCTGCCCCACGGATGCCATGGCCTTAAAGAAAAAATCCGAGGACAATCTTTACCTGCCTCCGGAATCCGGCATGGAAACCTATATGCGCATTGCTAAGGAGCGTGGCAAGATCTGA
- a CDS encoding RluA family pseudouridine synthase: protein MNIDPGFINTAKWPVFYEDNHLLVVYKPSGLLIQGDCTGDVCLLDLAREYIRIRYEKPGNVFLALVHRLDRPVAGVVVFARTSKAASRLGRQFRTGRVEKQYLAVVHGVVPGRGGDLVNNMVRKGPTSRIVAASTAKSQEARLSYRVLSTAENKTLLEIELDTGRHHQIRAQLAHLGFPVMGDLRYGAADPMPQKQLALFARKLAFDHPTQKQRMTFCTPLPLGWPWSWTPENPDAPVWDWKSLQA, encoded by the coding sequence ATGAACATTGATCCCGGTTTTATCAACACGGCCAAATGGCCGGTGTTTTACGAAGACAATCACCTGCTGGTGGTCTATAAACCATCCGGGCTGCTGATACAAGGCGATTGCACAGGCGATGTCTGCCTGTTGGACCTGGCCCGGGAATATATCAGGATCCGGTATGAAAAACCCGGAAACGTGTTTCTGGCCCTGGTTCACCGCCTGGACCGGCCGGTGGCCGGGGTGGTGGTGTTTGCCCGCACTTCCAAGGCCGCCTCCCGCCTGGGCCGTCAGTTTCGCACGGGCCGGGTGGAAAAGCAATACCTGGCTGTGGTCCATGGGGTGGTTCCCGGCAGGGGCGGGGACCTGGTCAATAATATGGTGCGAAAAGGCCCCACCAGCCGCATTGTGGCCGCCTCCACTGCAAAGAGCCAGGAGGCCCGGCTTTCCTACCGGGTGCTGAGTACCGCCGAAAACAAGACTCTTCTGGAAATCGAACTGGACACGGGCCGTCACCACCAAATCCGGGCTCAGCTGGCCCATCTGGGGTTTCCGGTCATGGGGGATCTGCGCTATGGTGCGGCAGATCCCATGCCGCAAAAACAACTGGCCCTGTTTGCCCGAAAACTTGCCTTTGATCATCCCACCCAAAAACAGCGCATGACCTTTTGCACCCCCCTGCCTTTGGGCTGGCCCTGGTCGTGGACCCCGGAAAATCCTGATGCACCCGTTTGGGACTGGAAATCCCTTCAGGCATAG
- the rsmG gene encoding 16S rRNA (guanine(527)-N(7))-methyltransferase RsmG — protein MNNNSFQKKPESKAPGPKDMDRILQSCGIALSPDRIDLLWQYHNRLRQANPELNLTRIHRFENMVIKLYADSILPGELTALPSPLLDLGTGPGMPGIPLKIAFPDTEIVLAETRQNRVVFLEQTISSLGLSGIRVYGHAVTPSFEQMFAGVITRAVEHMDKTLHRIQGCVKTGGLVIFMKGPGCADEIAAAQQAFSYSFELRQDKAYSIGNTPNQRRLVIFERTDAPPARRRQQAAEKHRIRDIQSAQNTTYKDLKKLLTAKGMKKQNQALVSGAKQITDIIAQCSGKCLAWISGSENQPPPENLASRAAWYRLAPELFDTLDVLGTRSPLLLVEIPVIIPWHPGAGLPPGCTVLVPFQDPENVGAVIRSAVAFGAENIVLLAEAAHPFHPRAIRASGGVVMHANLMQGPPIGELPTDLPVVALSMSGTPVFEFAFPQSFALLPGMEGPGLPRGLKKNAVSIPMSPKVESLNAAAAAAIALYTWSQTRRI, from the coding sequence ATGAATAATAACTCGTTTCAAAAAAAGCCGGAAAGCAAAGCCCCGGGTCCCAAAGACATGGACCGGATTCTGCAAAGCTGCGGCATCGCACTTTCTCCGGACCGGATCGACCTGTTATGGCAATACCACAACCGGCTGCGCCAGGCCAACCCGGAATTGAATCTCACCCGGATTCACCGGTTTGAAAACATGGTGATCAAACTTTATGCAGACTCGATTCTGCCCGGAGAGCTCACCGCCCTTCCCTCGCCCCTGCTGGACCTTGGCACGGGCCCGGGCATGCCGGGAATCCCACTAAAAATCGCTTTTCCGGACACAGAAATCGTGCTGGCCGAAACCCGGCAGAACCGGGTGGTGTTTCTGGAGCAGACCATTTCCTCGCTCGGTCTTTCCGGCATCCGGGTATACGGTCATGCCGTGACCCCGTCATTTGAGCAGATGTTTGCCGGCGTAATCACCCGGGCAGTGGAGCATATGGACAAAACCCTGCACCGGATTCAGGGCTGCGTGAAAACCGGCGGCCTTGTGATTTTCATGAAGGGCCCGGGGTGCGCAGATGAAATAGCGGCCGCACAGCAGGCCTTTTCCTACAGCTTTGAACTGCGGCAGGACAAGGCCTACAGCATCGGCAACACCCCGAATCAAAGACGCCTGGTAATATTTGAACGCACAGACGCACCCCCGGCCCGCCGCAGACAGCAGGCTGCGGAAAAGCACCGGATCCGCGACATCCAAAGCGCGCAAAACACCACATACAAGGATCTGAAAAAACTGCTGACCGCAAAGGGCATGAAAAAGCAAAACCAGGCCCTTGTGTCCGGGGCAAAGCAGATCACAGACATTATTGCCCAATGCAGCGGCAAATGCCTGGCCTGGATTTCCGGGTCTGAAAACCAGCCGCCCCCGGAAAATCTGGCCAGCCGGGCCGCCTGGTACCGGCTGGCTCCGGAACTGTTTGACACCCTGGACGTGCTTGGCACCCGCTCGCCCCTGCTGCTGGTGGAAATCCCTGTCATCATTCCGTGGCATCCCGGGGCCGGTCTGCCCCCGGGATGTACGGTTCTGGTGCCCTTTCAGGATCCGGAAAACGTGGGCGCAGTAATCCGGTCGGCCGTGGCTTTTGGCGCGGAAAACATCGTGCTGCTGGCCGAAGCCGCCCATCCCTTCCACCCCCGGGCCATTCGGGCCTCCGGTGGTGTGGTGATGCATGCCAATCTCATGCAGGGCCCGCCCATCGGCGAACTGCCAACAGATCTGCCCGTGGTGGCCCTTTCCATGAGCGGCACGCCCGTCTTTGAATTTGCGTTTCCCCAATCCTTTGCCCTGCTGCCGGGCATGGAAGGCCCGGGCCTGCCCAGGGGGCTGAAAAAAAACGCGGTTTCCATTCCCATGAGCCCAAAGGTGGAATCGCTCAATGCCGCGGCCGCCGCAGCCATTGCCCTTTACACCTGGTCGCAGACAAGGCGTATATAA